One segment of Methanoculleus taiwanensis DNA contains the following:
- a CDS encoding TatD family hydrolase, translating to MKPPAIPITDDHIHIDPVNGRGLEAAKDFKRSGGTHIFLVTKPSWSHGVEPSSGEDYREVYEATLRTAELVREIGLVVFPVLGVHPAELTRMADRLGVTGAADVMQAGLDTAAEYVREGRAVALKSGRPHYEVSAEVWEASNGVLAHALALSAELDCAVQLHAESGPCADVVEMAKRAGIPLTRVVKHFATPDTPLMPSFIAKHEAIPTLAREGRAFTMESDYMDELSRPGAVIGPKSVPRFTLRYLQEGLITEEDAWRIHRDTPGRTYGVAIELP from the coding sequence ATGAAGCCCCCGGCAATACCGATCACTGACGATCATATCCACATCGACCCCGTCAACGGCCGGGGGCTCGAGGCGGCGAAAGACTTCAAGCGCTCCGGCGGCACCCATATCTTCCTCGTCACGAAGCCCTCCTGGTCGCACGGCGTCGAGCCGTCTTCGGGCGAGGATTACCGGGAGGTCTATGAGGCGACGCTCCGGACGGCGGAGCTCGTGCGGGAGATCGGTCTCGTTGTCTTCCCGGTGCTCGGCGTCCACCCGGCGGAGCTCACCCGCATGGCCGACCGGCTCGGGGTAACCGGCGCGGCCGATGTGATGCAGGCAGGGCTCGATACCGCGGCGGAGTACGTCCGCGAAGGCCGTGCCGTCGCCCTCAAGAGCGGGAGGCCGCACTACGAGGTTTCGGCCGAGGTCTGGGAGGCGTCGAACGGCGTCCTTGCCCATGCCCTCGCCCTCAGCGCGGAACTCGACTGCGCCGTGCAGCTCCACGCCGAGAGCGGTCCCTGCGCCGACGTCGTGGAGATGGCAAAACGTGCCGGAATCCCGCTCACCCGGGTCGTCAAGCACTTCGCCACCCCCGACACGCCGCTCATGCCGTCGTTCATCGCGAAGCATGAGGCTATCCCGACCCTCGCACGGGAAGGGCGGGCGTTCACGATGGAGAGCGACTACATGGACGAACTCAGCCGCCCGGGCGCCGTCATCGGCCCGAAGTCGGTGCCCCGGTTCACCCTCCGCTACTTGCAGGAAGGGTTGATCACGGAAGAGGACGCCTGGCGGATACACCGCGACACCCCGGGCAGGACGTACGGCGTCGCGATCGAGCTGCCGTGA
- a CDS encoding DUF424 domain-containing protein translates to MYLKVHHISGSGDVVAVCDRELLDTTLCHGDVEVCVTRGFYGSETATEEEVRRALKGAANVNLMGKRVVAIAIDMGLITRENCIMIGDIPHAQLFRI, encoded by the coding sequence ATGTATTTAAAAGTGCACCACATTTCGGGTTCCGGAGACGTGGTGGCAGTCTGCGACCGTGAGTTGCTCGACACAACCCTCTGCCACGGCGACGTGGAGGTCTGCGTCACCAGAGGGTTTTACGGGTCAGAGACCGCCACCGAAGAGGAAGTCAGGCGTGCTCTCAAGGGCGCGGCGAACGTCAATCTCATGGGGAAGCGCGTTGTTGCTATCGCCATCGACATGGGCCTGATCACCCGCGAAAACTGCATTATGATCGGGGATATTCCCCATGCCCAACTATTCAGGATCTAA
- the coaBC gene encoding bifunctional phosphopantothenoylcysteine decarboxylase/phosphopantothenate--cysteine ligase CoaBC, with protein sequence MTIPQTLKGKTIVLAVTGSIAAVETVKLVHALRRRGATVQAVLSEAAAGIISPDALTYATGRPALTRCGGLVEHVVYCGEGGEADLLLIAPCTANTIGKIACGIDDTPVTTFATTALGRGLPVVLAPAMHESMYRHPAVTANLERLRTFGIDLVGPKVEEGKAKIADTEDIVLHAERALSNRSLAGRKVLITSGACAEPVDDVRILTTRSTGRMGRELALQAFRLGAEVTVVHSGEVPCVRNVRITSAADMRDAVMRILSEEGADIYISAAAISDFAPVRREGKIPSGTPETIRLKPLPKLLDEVLKTAQPVTVAFKLGWNEEAKARSMLERGVRMVVVNTPPVMGATEGSFLLVTEEGSVPVVGDKSEVAEAIWTRLL encoded by the coding sequence GTGACGATACCGCAGACCCTGAAAGGAAAGACGATCGTTCTCGCGGTGACGGGGAGCATCGCCGCCGTCGAGACGGTGAAACTCGTGCATGCCCTCCGGCGGCGGGGTGCGACGGTGCAGGCGGTGCTGAGCGAAGCGGCGGCCGGGATCATCTCTCCCGACGCCCTGACCTACGCCACCGGGAGGCCTGCGCTGACCCGGTGCGGCGGCCTCGTCGAGCACGTCGTCTACTGCGGAGAGGGCGGCGAGGCCGATCTTCTCCTGATCGCGCCCTGTACGGCGAACACCATCGGGAAGATCGCCTGCGGTATCGACGATACCCCGGTCACGACCTTCGCCACCACAGCACTCGGTCGGGGGCTGCCGGTCGTCCTCGCACCGGCGATGCACGAGAGCATGTACCGCCATCCCGCAGTGACTGCGAACCTCGAGCGGCTCCGCACCTTTGGGATCGATCTCGTCGGCCCGAAGGTAGAGGAAGGGAAAGCGAAGATCGCCGATACCGAGGACATCGTTCTGCACGCCGAACGGGCGCTCTCCAATAGATCGCTCGCGGGGCGGAAGGTGCTGATAACGAGCGGCGCCTGCGCCGAACCGGTCGACGACGTCCGTATCCTCACCACCCGATCGACCGGCCGGATGGGCAGGGAACTTGCGCTCCAGGCGTTCCGGCTCGGGGCGGAGGTGACGGTCGTGCACAGCGGCGAGGTGCCCTGCGTCCGGAACGTCCGCATAACGAGCGCCGCCGATATGCGGGATGCGGTGATGCGCATTCTCAGCGAAGAGGGGGCGGATATCTACATCAGTGCGGCGGCGATCTCCGACTTCGCACCGGTGCGCCGTGAGGGGAAGATCCCGAGCGGTACGCCGGAGACGATCCGGCTAAAGCCGCTCCCGAAACTCCTCGACGAAGTGCTGAAAACCGCACAGCCCGTCACGGTCGCGTTCAAGCTCGGCTGGAACGAGGAGGCGAAAGCCCGCTCGATGCTCGAGAGGGGAGTTCGGATGGTTGTCGTGAACACCCCGCCGGTGATGGGTGCTACGGAAGGTTCGTTCCTCCTCGTGACGGAGGAGGGGAGCGTTCCGGTCGTCGGGGATAAGAGCGAGGTTGCGGAGGCGATATGGACACGACTGCTGTAG
- a CDS encoding class I SAM-dependent methyltransferase, with protein sequence MKKVQQHYDDVADIYDDRYDRDQGRYYHAHIRSQIACHLPNEGVLLDLGCGTGLFVQEYVRAGGRAVGLDISPKMVEKAQRRCRESGFVVGTADVLPFRDNTFDALASLLAFSYVPDPEGMLKEAYRVLKPGGSIAICTLGHNIFTSAVPFIYQVGEKVGLKKVGVGDFGEHYYSEKEIQELLAGAGFVDVDTNRCSFAHLALRGPVFRLARSVEPFVEEHIPYLAYNVCGSGRKPER encoded by the coding sequence GTGAAGAAAGTTCAGCAGCACTATGACGACGTCGCCGACATCTATGACGACCGGTACGATCGCGATCAGGGAAGATACTACCATGCGCACATCCGCAGCCAGATAGCGTGCCACCTCCCGAACGAAGGAGTCCTGCTCGACCTCGGGTGCGGGACGGGCCTCTTCGTCCAGGAGTACGTCAGGGCCGGAGGACGGGCGGTCGGGCTCGATATCAGCCCGAAGATGGTCGAGAAGGCACAGCGGCGGTGCAGGGAGAGCGGTTTTGTCGTCGGGACGGCCGATGTCCTTCCGTTCCGCGACAACACCTTCGATGCGCTTGCAAGCCTGCTCGCCTTCAGTTACGTTCCCGACCCCGAGGGCATGCTCAAAGAGGCGTACCGCGTCCTCAAACCCGGCGGCTCGATCGCCATCTGCACGCTCGGCCACAATATCTTTACGAGCGCCGTCCCGTTCATCTACCAGGTCGGCGAGAAGGTCGGGTTAAAGAAGGTCGGCGTCGGGGATTTCGGGGAGCACTACTATAGCGAAAAAGAGATTCAGGAACTGCTCGCCGGAGCGGGGTTCGTCGACGTGGATACGAACCGGTGTTCGTTCGCCCACCTCGCCCTGCGCGGCCCGGTCTTCCGCCTTGCCCGGAGCGTGGAGCCGTTCGTCGAGGAGCATATCCCCTACCTCGCCTACAACGTCTGCGGGTCGGGGAGAAAACCGGAACGTTAG
- a CDS encoding class I SAM-dependent methyltransferase, translated as MNARKVPLEELPALEGAAWVDRTRRPYVEGGVAWVPVKNGYPADALLPERVRYAGRGYHLIGDIAVLHGLPATGDEVAAIVRHCHPRGVVRIAAYRGEKRVPEVEVLYGTTGETVHREQGYIFRLDPAKVMFAQGNRIEKARMAAVTEPGERVADMFAGIGYFTIPVAASGGFVHAMELNRTAFEYLQSNSIANHVEERVRAECGDSRTLLSGCYDRVIMGHFDAPAMLAAPLAHVRPGSVLHVHSIGSAEEAIRQSLAEAGLAGTIAARRIKKYAPGAWHMVQDVTIS; from the coding sequence ATGAACGCACGGAAAGTTCCGCTCGAAGAACTGCCGGCCCTTGAGGGCGCCGCATGGGTCGACCGGACGCGAAGGCCGTACGTGGAGGGCGGTGTCGCCTGGGTGCCGGTGAAGAACGGGTATCCGGCCGATGCACTCCTTCCCGAGCGGGTGCGGTATGCCGGCAGGGGCTACCACCTGATCGGCGATATCGCCGTCCTCCACGGGCTGCCGGCGACCGGCGACGAGGTCGCCGCGATCGTTCGTCACTGCCACCCTCGCGGCGTCGTCAGGATAGCCGCATACCGGGGGGAGAAGAGGGTTCCGGAGGTCGAGGTGCTCTACGGCACCACCGGCGAGACGGTGCACCGCGAGCAGGGCTACATCTTCCGGCTCGATCCGGCGAAGGTGATGTTTGCACAGGGAAACCGGATCGAGAAGGCCAGGATGGCGGCGGTGACGGAGCCCGGCGAGCGGGTCGCGGACATGTTCGCCGGGATCGGCTACTTCACCATCCCGGTCGCGGCGAGCGGCGGTTTCGTCCATGCGATGGAGCTGAACCGGACAGCCTTTGAATACCTACAGAGCAATAGTATTGCAAACCACGTAGAGGAGCGGGTGCGTGCAGAATGCGGGGATTCCCGGACGCTGCTCTCCGGCTGCTACGACCGGGTTATCATGGGGCACTTTGACGCACCGGCGATGCTCGCGGCTCCCCTCGCCCACGTCCGGCCGGGGAGCGTGCTGCACGTCCACAGTATCGGTTCGGCCGAAGAGGCGATCCGGCAAAGTCTCGCAGAGGCGGGGCTCGCCGGAACGATCGCCGCTCGCCGGATCAAGAAGTACGCGCCCGGAGCGTGGCATATGGTGCAGGATGTGACGATCTCGTGA
- a CDS encoding pantoate kinase, protein MDTTAVAFCPGHISGYFRRVEGDTPATTGSIGAGIVVDEGVRAEAARAETASVTVRRRSRAGAVIETMTGSPPVEYVLERLGVTAAITTECRLPIGAGFGMSAAALLAATTAINRLHNLGLSAGEVAAFAHEAEVVHRTGLGDVAACRGGGFVCRKGPGIDAEIVRHYEPGAVITAVTLGPLSTASVLSSPGRMEAIRAAYPEGCPETLEELFSFSRGFAEKSGLISPEVRSVLAACDEAGVLASMTMLGNGVFAYGEGAEETLAAFGEVFVLRTADRGVHIPEE, encoded by the coding sequence ATGGACACGACTGCTGTAGCCTTCTGCCCCGGCCACATCTCCGGCTATTTCAGGCGGGTTGAAGGCGATACCCCGGCGACCACGGGGAGTATCGGTGCTGGGATTGTCGTCGACGAGGGCGTGCGTGCCGAGGCTGCCCGTGCCGAAACGGCGAGCGTGACGGTCCGGCGAAGGAGCCGTGCCGGTGCCGTCATCGAGACGATGACCGGGTCGCCCCCGGTGGAGTACGTCCTCGAAAGGCTCGGGGTGACGGCGGCAATCACCACCGAGTGCAGGCTTCCTATCGGCGCCGGATTCGGGATGAGCGCCGCCGCCCTCCTCGCGGCGACGACGGCGATCAACCGCCTTCACAATCTCGGGCTCTCCGCAGGCGAGGTTGCAGCGTTCGCACACGAGGCCGAGGTCGTCCACCGGACGGGTCTTGGGGACGTGGCCGCCTGCCGGGGCGGGGGGTTCGTCTGCCGGAAGGGGCCCGGTATCGACGCCGAGATCGTCCGGCACTACGAACCCGGTGCGGTGATCACCGCGGTGACGCTCGGCCCCCTTTCCACAGCCTCGGTGCTCTCGTCGCCCGGCCGGATGGAAGCAATACGGGCGGCCTATCCGGAAGGGTGTCCGGAGACGCTCGAGGAACTTTTCAGTTTTTCACGAGGGTTTGCCGAGAAGAGCGGGCTTATCTCCCCGGAAGTCCGCTCTGTTCTCGCCGCCTGCGACGAGGCAGGGGTTCTCGCGAGCATGACGATGCTCGGGAACGGCGTCTTCGCCTACGGCGAGGGAGCGGAGGAGACCCTCGCCGCGTTCGGGGAGGTCTTCGTTCTTCGAACCGCCGACCGCGGCGTCCACATACCGGAGGAATGA
- a CDS encoding Lrp/AsnC family transcriptional regulator — protein MDEIDGAIIRELQLDGRMSMAELGGKLGIAPSTVFKRIEKLKNSGTIERFTIVINQKCFEHTLVAFLNVRVTPEEKTDVETFMVNLPSVLELYEVLEPGDFFVKVRVQSITELKREVLIPLSGLPGVKDIQTIISVRKVKEQLQNG, from the coding sequence ATGGATGAGATTGACGGTGCGATAATACGGGAGCTGCAGCTTGACGGACGGATGTCCATGGCGGAGCTCGGCGGCAAGCTCGGCATCGCGCCCTCAACGGTTTTCAAGCGGATCGAGAAGCTCAAGAATTCGGGGACTATCGAGCGGTTCACCATCGTCATCAACCAGAAGTGCTTCGAGCATACCCTGGTCGCGTTTCTGAACGTCCGCGTCACCCCTGAGGAGAAGACGGACGTCGAGACGTTCATGGTGAACCTCCCAAGCGTTCTTGAGCTCTACGAGGTGCTCGAGCCCGGCGACTTCTTCGTCAAGGTGCGGGTGCAGAGCATCACCGAACTGAAGCGGGAGGTGCTTATTCCCCTCTCGGGACTGCCCGGCGTGAAGGATATCCAGACGATCATATCGGTCCGGAAAGTGAAGGAACAACTGCAGAACGGTTAG
- a CDS encoding AAA family ATPase — protein MLWIEKYRPKNCSEIVGQEQVIRHLASFADSGNVPHLLFTGPHGTGKSASLECFARRLYGDSWEENTSIFNAVELFSRGKSYLESEERFAHLFRKDQSLITNVKQIIKWYAALRPLDAEFKLMVFEDAQELTFEAQQALRRIMERYSATCRFIFLTTNQSAIIPAITSRCLPLFFLPIETETIRSCMETILAREEATGRIAPDDLDLIAHAAGGDLRKALLYLQVAAESGGEFDLVAISGSETGAVTASAFEALRNGNYEAARKIVESLMIDYGLTGREVIRGLARVAKREYNHPRIAIELARADYALGRAANEFVQMDALIADIVREAFREESSAAL, from the coding sequence ATGCTCTGGATTGAGAAATACCGGCCGAAGAACTGCTCCGAGATCGTCGGCCAGGAACAGGTGATACGCCACCTCGCTTCGTTCGCCGACTCGGGAAACGTCCCGCACCTCCTCTTCACCGGGCCGCACGGCACCGGCAAGAGTGCGAGCCTCGAGTGCTTTGCCCGCCGGCTCTACGGCGATTCCTGGGAGGAGAACACGAGCATCTTCAATGCCGTCGAACTCTTCTCGCGGGGGAAGAGTTACCTTGAGTCGGAGGAGCGTTTTGCCCATCTCTTCCGGAAAGACCAGAGCCTGATCACGAACGTCAAGCAGATCATCAAGTGGTATGCGGCTCTCCGCCCGCTCGACGCCGAGTTCAAACTGATGGTCTTTGAGGATGCGCAGGAACTGACCTTCGAGGCGCAGCAGGCGCTTCGGCGGATCATGGAGCGCTACAGCGCCACCTGCCGGTTTATTTTCCTCACCACCAACCAGTCGGCGATCATCCCGGCGATCACCTCGCGATGCCTGCCGCTCTTCTTCCTCCCGATCGAGACGGAGACGATCCGATCCTGCATGGAGACGATCCTCGCCCGGGAAGAGGCTACAGGAAGGATTGCGCCCGACGACCTCGACCTGATCGCACATGCGGCAGGCGGGGATCTCCGAAAGGCGCTCCTGTACCTGCAGGTCGCGGCCGAGTCAGGAGGGGAGTTCGACCTCGTCGCGATCTCGGGGTCCGAGACCGGGGCGGTGACGGCCTCAGCATTCGAGGCGCTCCGGAACGGAAACTACGAGGCCGCCCGGAAGATCGTCGAGTCGCTGATGATCGACTACGGGCTCACCGGACGGGAGGTCATCCGCGGGCTCGCCCGGGTCGCAAAGCGGGAGTATAATCACCCCCGCATCGCCATCGAACTTGCCCGGGCGGACTACGCGCTCGGCCGTGCCGCAAACGAGTTCGTACAGATGGACGCACTGATCGCAGATATTGTAAGGGAGGCATTCCGTGAAGAAAGTTCAGCAGCACTATGA
- a CDS encoding AIR synthase-related protein — protein sequence MDVEEFGRRHAAAGIPDDEIVKLLRDEILEVKQGRVPAAYAEAFARAVLTEVKNSSGLTGDLFEFQPSGSSMGEFGVGSRGSGDFFAHRQLARIIGSTSAAVGVDEMDDAGAVSAGGTYIITTVDGMHSRLSDFPFLAGFHVTRATLRDVYVMGARPIALLSDIHVADDGDVAKIFDYTAGVSAVGEAMGVPLVTGSTLRIGGDMVLGNRMTGCVGAVGVTDHLTARKAIRPGDVLLMTEGAGGGTIATAAIYSGFPEVVEQTINLHFLKAAEALIASDILPAIHAMTDVTNGGLRGDAYEMAETAGCRIVVVEDDLRTLVEPRVLEMLDALEIDYLGVSLDALLVVAPREAAAEIIRIVESAGVRMKEVGYVEEGAPESVLSVGGEITDFTPRFRESAYTPVKKVVDEDKRDFEEMKAGVERAAAAASEKKQRILERLRAEYGS from the coding sequence ATGGACGTCGAAGAATTTGGCCGCCGGCATGCTGCCGCCGGTATCCCTGACGATGAGATTGTGAAACTGCTGCGGGACGAGATCCTGGAGGTGAAGCAGGGCCGCGTCCCTGCGGCGTATGCGGAAGCCTTCGCACGCGCCGTCCTGACCGAGGTGAAGAACTCCTCCGGGCTGACGGGCGATCTCTTTGAGTTCCAGCCCTCCGGATCCTCGATGGGAGAGTTCGGCGTCGGATCCCGCGGCTCCGGCGACTTCTTCGCGCACCGGCAGCTCGCACGGATCATCGGCAGCACCTCGGCGGCGGTCGGCGTCGACGAGATGGACGACGCCGGCGCCGTCAGTGCGGGGGGCACCTACATCATCACCACCGTCGACGGGATGCACTCCCGCCTCTCCGACTTCCCCTTCCTCGCCGGGTTTCACGTCACCCGGGCGACGCTCCGGGACGTCTACGTCATGGGAGCCCGCCCGATAGCGCTCCTCTCCGATATCCACGTCGCCGACGACGGTGACGTCGCGAAGATCTTCGACTACACCGCAGGTGTCAGCGCCGTCGGGGAAGCGATGGGCGTCCCCCTCGTCACCGGCTCGACGCTCCGGATAGGCGGCGATATGGTGCTCGGGAACCGGATGACCGGCTGCGTCGGTGCCGTCGGGGTAACCGACCACCTCACCGCCCGGAAAGCGATCCGGCCGGGCGACGTCCTCCTCATGACCGAGGGTGCGGGCGGGGGCACCATCGCCACCGCCGCGATCTACTCAGGGTTCCCGGAGGTCGTCGAGCAGACGATCAACCTCCACTTCCTCAAAGCCGCCGAGGCTTTAATCGCGAGCGATATTCTCCCCGCCATCCACGCCATGACCGACGTCACGAACGGCGGGCTCCGCGGCGACGCCTACGAGATGGCCGAGACCGCGGGCTGCCGGATCGTCGTCGTCGAGGACGACCTCCGCACCCTCGTCGAGCCGCGTGTGCTCGAGATGCTCGACGCCCTTGAGATCGACTACCTCGGCGTCTCGCTCGACGCCCTCCTCGTCGTCGCACCCCGTGAAGCGGCGGCGGAGATCATCAGGATCGTGGAGTCCGCCGGTGTCCGGATGAAAGAGGTCGGCTACGTGGAAGAAGGCGCTCCGGAGTCCGTCCTCTCCGTCGGCGGCGAGATCACAGACTTCACGCCGCGTTTCCGGGAGTCTGCGTACACCCCGGTGAAGAAAGTCGTCGACGAGGACAAGCGCGATTTCGAGGAGATGAAGGCGGGCGTCGAACGCGCGGCAGCGGCGGCGTCCGAAAAGAAACAGCGTATTCTGGAGCGGCTCCGAGCCGAGTACGGCTCCTAA
- a CDS encoding 60S ribosomal export protein NMD3, whose protein sequence is MDIQKAFCPRCGEPAEEGLCPRCRVADTEWLVCEPRITTIYCPTCDSQKRGKTWSDLQMERSELIGDLAVSAVHLHEDVRNVSITIRSEEPTPNRTNVSVGIDATLYGLPVSGACQVEIVWQREQCDRCSRISGGYYEGIIQVRATDRKINAYEREVAASIAQQAEDSLQEGGERLSFVTSIDETRDGVDIVVGSQRIGQYISQMITGALGGRFTTHPKLVGEKDGRTLYRVTYSIRLPFYQKGDVVVAGKRYYEIRSVDTQHLSVFDLATGIPKTLREADITRRIGNIRDAESAIVAFTQGNTIGLLDPKTYQTREVNAVPWLDIAEGAPIRVVRDEELEQLVIVG, encoded by the coding sequence ATGGATATCCAGAAAGCATTCTGTCCGCGCTGCGGAGAACCGGCCGAAGAGGGGCTCTGCCCCCGGTGCCGGGTGGCCGATACCGAGTGGCTCGTCTGCGAGCCACGGATAACGACAATATACTGTCCGACCTGCGACTCCCAGAAACGCGGCAAGACCTGGTCGGACCTGCAGATGGAACGCTCCGAGCTGATCGGCGATCTCGCCGTCTCGGCGGTTCACCTCCACGAGGACGTCAGGAACGTCTCGATCACCATCCGGTCGGAAGAGCCGACCCCGAACCGGACGAACGTCAGCGTCGGGATCGACGCGACACTCTACGGGCTCCCGGTGAGCGGCGCCTGCCAGGTTGAGATCGTCTGGCAGCGCGAGCAGTGCGACCGGTGCAGCAGGATCAGCGGCGGATACTACGAAGGGATCATCCAGGTCAGGGCAACCGACCGGAAGATCAACGCCTACGAGCGGGAGGTCGCCGCCAGCATCGCACAACAGGCCGAAGACTCGCTGCAGGAAGGCGGCGAGCGGCTTTCGTTCGTCACCAGCATCGACGAGACCCGGGACGGCGTCGATATCGTCGTCGGGTCGCAGCGGATCGGGCAGTATATATCCCAGATGATCACGGGAGCGCTCGGCGGGAGGTTTACCACGCACCCGAAACTGGTCGGCGAGAAGGACGGCAGGACGCTGTACCGGGTCACCTACTCGATCAGGCTCCCGTTCTACCAGAAGGGAGATGTCGTCGTCGCCGGGAAGCGCTACTACGAGATACGGAGCGTCGATACCCAGCATCTCAGCGTCTTCGACCTCGCCACCGGGATTCCGAAGACGCTCCGCGAGGCGGATATCACCCGCCGGATAGGGAACATCCGCGACGCCGAGTCGGCGATCGTCGCCTTCACACAGGGGAACACGATCGGGCTCCTCGACCCGAAGACCTACCAGACGCGGGAGGTGAACGCCGTTCCCTGGCTCGATATCGCCGAAGGCGCTCCCATCCGGGTCGTGCGGGACGAGGAACTGGAGCAGCTCGTCATCGTCGGATAG
- a CDS encoding 4-phosphopantoate--beta-alanine ligase produces the protein MIPKDHPRYRSLMVRERLSQCAKEGIVALEGLAAHGRGEAFDYLLGERTTPSALQAARTAAALLLTADRAVISVNGNTAALATAEVGALARASGAAVEVNLFHRTEERIRRITALLEEHGVDVLTGTPERLIPLSHDRAWCLPEGIGSADVVLVPLEDGDRCAALRAMGKQVITIDLNPLSRTARTATLTIVDELTRALPNITAACSELDSGTAARLAGSLDNAYLLRAAIEEIQERLDHALD, from the coding sequence ATGATACCGAAAGACCATCCCCGCTACCGTTCCCTGATGGTCAGGGAGCGTCTTAGCCAGTGCGCCAAAGAAGGCATCGTCGCCCTCGAGGGTTTGGCCGCCCACGGACGGGGGGAGGCGTTTGACTATCTCCTCGGAGAGCGGACGACGCCGAGTGCACTCCAGGCAGCCCGCACCGCCGCCGCCCTGCTTCTCACCGCCGACCGGGCGGTTATATCCGTAAACGGCAACACCGCCGCGCTCGCCACCGCCGAAGTCGGGGCTCTTGCGCGGGCATCGGGAGCGGCCGTCGAGGTGAACCTCTTTCACAGGACGGAGGAACGGATCCGGCGGATTACCGCACTCCTCGAGGAGCACGGGGTCGACGTTCTCACCGGCACCCCCGAGCGGCTCATCCCGCTCTCGCACGACCGGGCCTGGTGCCTGCCTGAAGGCATCGGGAGCGCCGACGTGGTGCTCGTGCCGCTCGAAGACGGCGATCGCTGTGCCGCGCTCCGGGCGATGGGCAAACAGGTGATCACGATCGACTTAAACCCGCTCTCCCGGACGGCGCGGACGGCGACGCTCACGATCGTCGACGAGCTGACCCGCGCGCTCCCGAATATCACCGCCGCCTGCAGCGAACTCGATTCAGGAACGGCCGCGAGGCTGGCCGGGTCGCTGGATAATGCATATCTGCTCCGGGCGGCAATAGAAGAGATACAGGAAAGACTCGACCATGCTCTGGATTGA
- the thiD gene encoding bifunctional hydroxymethylpyrimidine kinase/phosphomethylpyrimidine kinase has product MTESRMIAACSIAGSDSGGGAGIQADLKTFTAIGVWGLTVVTAVTAQNTREVRGSWMLPAEAVAAQIAAVCDDFSIGAFKTGMLGTREIVRTVAERLPEGIPLVVDPVMISTSGHRLLDEAAVLDLARFLIPRADVVTPNIPEAEALTGMAILSLDDMAEAGRRIIDLGAAAVVVKGGHGAGDGVTDMLVDAAGTVRLSGRRYPYAVHGSGCCFAAALAAYLARGMPLREAFASARSFVDGAIAAAAGESGSLRIVNPGGTSFAGEHGR; this is encoded by the coding sequence ATGACTGAATCGCGGATGATTGCAGCCTGCAGTATCGCCGGGTCGGACTCGGGCGGTGGAGCGGGTATCCAGGCCGACCTCAAGACCTTCACGGCGATCGGGGTCTGGGGGCTGACGGTGGTCACGGCCGTCACCGCCCAGAATACCCGCGAGGTGCGAGGGAGCTGGATGCTGCCCGCGGAGGCGGTGGCCGCCCAGATCGCAGCCGTCTGCGACGATTTCTCGATAGGTGCGTTCAAGACGGGGATGCTCGGGACGCGGGAGATCGTGCGGACGGTGGCGGAGCGTCTCCCCGAAGGGATCCCGCTCGTCGTCGACCCGGTGATGATATCGACCTCCGGCCACCGTCTGCTCGATGAAGCGGCGGTTCTGGATCTCGCCCGGTTCCTCATTCCCCGCGCCGACGTCGTCACCCCGAATATCCCGGAGGCGGAGGCGCTGACCGGGATGGCGATACTCTCGCTCGATGATATGGCCGAAGCGGGGCGGCGGATTATCGACCTCGGCGCTGCGGCCGTGGTGGTGAAGGGCGGGCACGGTGCCGGCGACGGCGTGACCGATATGCTGGTCGACGCCGCCGGGACGGTGCGGCTTTCCGGGCGGCGGTATCCCTATGCAGTGCACGGTTCCGGGTGCTGCTTTGCGGCGGCGCTGGCGGCCTACCTTGCCCGCGGGATGCCGTTGCGGGAGGCCTTCGCTTCTGCGCGGTCGTTCGTGGACGGGGCGATCGCGGCGGCGGCGGGAGAAAGCGGGAGCCTCCGGATCGTTAACCCCGGAGGCACTTCTTTTGCCGGGGAGCATGGCCGGTAG